The Nerophis ophidion isolate RoL-2023_Sa linkage group LG07, RoL_Noph_v1.0, whole genome shotgun sequence genome contains a region encoding:
- the psmg3 gene encoding proteasome assembly chaperone 3 — MSVAEPIIRSKQTQKDVNGISTEVVCTEFSNYIFVVITQYGKIGTLISVTPESRCDDYSSPMFSTKVLLGKDEPLTHVCGKNLASFVSQEAGNKPVLLGLALKDSSVDAIKQIKDVIKSCQVW, encoded by the exons atgtctgtggCCGAGCCCATCATCCGGTCCAAACAGACCCAGAAAGATGTCAACGGGATTTCCACAGAAGTGGTTTGCACGGAGTTCAGCAACTACATATTCGTGGTCATCACTCAGTACGGTAAGATCGGAACACTGATATCCGTCACGCCCGAGTCCAGGTGCGACGATTATAGCAGCCCCATGTTCTCCACCAAAGTGCTTCTGGGAAAAGATGAG cctTTGACACACGTATGTGGCAAAAACCTGGCATCGTTTGTGTCGCAAGAGGCCGGCAACAAGCCCGTCTTGCTCGGATTGGCGCTTAAGGATTCTTCGGTGGACGCCATTAAGCAAATCAAAGATGTGATCAAAAGTTGTCAGGTGTGGTAG